From the Anguilla rostrata isolate EN2019 chromosome 5, ASM1855537v3, whole genome shotgun sequence genome, the window TTTTCTGGAATGTATATGCTTACGCTTGCTACAGGCACAGATTGATTCTTGCGAACGTTGCgaaaacatttttccttcatCTTGTGTGATGGTGAAATATCAAAAGTGACtgttacacttacacacatgttGGAAAAGCACAAAGCCATGCAGTTATACAGTTCCTTCTTGCCTTCCTTTGTCCCTTTTTGAAGTCTGCAAGGGGCGTGGCCTCACAGACAACTCTGAGCTGCACTCAGTATTGCGGTTGCACCCAGGCTTGGAATTTTGgtcttcaaattcaaatttaatgtgATGCAAAATATCAACCAAAGTTGAACTCAGTATGCGGCCAGGTCCCAGTGATATCATTCATACACCATACCCCAGTATAGAAGGCTTAACATCCAGagattaaacaggaagtgaacatctcagggagacagaaagatggCCGATGGCCAACATGAGTGAACACCTGTTCATTGTTCCTTGAGACAATGCCGAAGATTCTATCAACACTTGTTTAATTCATCGATTCATGATTCCAAGCGCAACTGGTTTTTAGTCATTTATTTGTTACAGTCCGGCAAGTCACGCAGGCACCAAAACTTAAATCGCCCAACTGTAATAATGAAGGAAGCAATTATgggcatttctttttcttcaagGTCAAAAGGAGAAACTTTGATGAAATTTCCTGGTCAATGTGTCACATAGCCAAATTCACTGTGCTTCTGGATGTGAATGATTGTTTCAATTATTTACTGCTGTGGAATGCAAAAATAAAGAGAATGAATCGAAGGCTGCCCTGCCGCCCAGCTTCCTCCTTGACGGGAAGTAAGTCTTTGATCATGTGTGCCCCTTGTCAACTGCTCTTTTTGAGGATTAAAGAGCTGTGGACAAGTTCCCTTGGGCATACACATGCGCCACCATCTTAGGGTCACACACTGCAAAGGTGACAACGGGTAGATGTAGTTCGGGCCAGTGCACGTTCACCACAGTTCCTAGCACACTGCCCCAAACCAACTTGGCAGAGCACGCAAGTTATCCCTTGCCAATTATTACCTTGGACTCTGGTCTTGACATTTAAATAGCTCTTCATAAAATGTCACCAAAAGGTTGAGTCAGTGTACATAGATACACAATTGAAAGACCATTTGTCTGATGTGATTCAcacttgatttgatttttatgtacagtatttctaaacattttcttacattctataaatttaaaattgtttcaCTAATCCACATATTCAGTTGTTTGAAAGCCAGCTGTGTATTTGGTGAAAgtccaataaataaatgtatttattttgctttgtagTAGCAGCTGTGAAACATTTGCATTGTATAgatgagcaaggtacttaaggAAGTaacttgctttaaaaatgaataatgattgaaaatgtcatCTGTCCACATTATCAGGTCTATTATaatattaccaaaaaaaaaccaacaaataaTTGTATTGCTTATCCATCTTTTTCCAATTTGTGGTGTTGTGTTTTGgatgactttatttatttattactgagTCCATTAATACGTTTCTTTCTTGTACTCAATCATGCTTTCAGTATCATAAGCCAGCACCGAAGTCTGTAAGATGATCACAGTGTAATACAGACAGTAAATATGCTTGACTGGGGCCTCCAATGTCCACAGCTATTCAGAGGGTGGAATAGCCTATCTACTGTGTGCATTCAGCATTGGACTTTCAacattgaaattaattgaaagaGTTCATATTCCAAAATGTATGCCTTTAAGTAATataccaataatacaattaataaagtaatttaaaaaataaaataatggtcGTGTTATTCTATATTCCTACAAACGCCATCAACGAGAGCATTAAAGCGTGGACTTGGAATTAGTGGGACTTCAGCACTGATTCTTCGAGGGAGCACAGCCTTTGTACCATTCAGTAACATAACGATAATaatcgtttttgtttttttgtttttcttttagcaTACAGAAGGAAACGTGTACGCTTAGTGAATCGTATTATCTCAGGAAgtatgcaaaacaaaacagcatacCAAAATAGATGCCTTCACATTAGAGGGAACGTAGAAATCTACAGACCTTCATTCACATTTCCTCGGAAACGCGAAGTTAGAAATCGAAAGAACACAATATAGGGACACAAAGTTGACTTAGGGCACTACCCGCCCCCTTTTGACAGCTGATCAGAACGATTATACTTAAAGCAGAGCATTCACTGATGGACAACAAGCATGGCTTTACACGGGAAAGTGGCTTTGGTAACCGGTGGAGCGCAAGGAATCGGGCGGGCAGTGGCCGAAGCCCTACTAAGGAATGAGTCGAAGGTAAATCTACCGCCTCCTGTAGTAGGCTACGGTATGATTTACACATAGGACTTGATACAAAGTTGTAACCTCATTTGCTGTCGCACGCATCAAATTTCAGAGGTTACTCGTTTTGACTGAGTTCTTAGAAGCTGAAGAAGTACAAAGTTATGCTTTCCTCCCCATGTTTCGCTTTTTATGCTTTCAGGTTGCGCTTGTCGATCTCAACACAGAAGTTGGAGAAGACTGCAAGAAAGCATTAGATGAAGAATTCGGAGAAGgaaactgcatttttatacaaTGTGACGTGGCTGATAGAGGGAAGCTGAAAGGTAACGTTGTTTTGGTCtcgtgtatttgttttggagcAAAACTTCAACATTCTGTTCAGCACCACGAGTtgaaaagcagagaaaaaaaggcacCCCATTCCATCAACACGTGTAATTTAAAACAGCAACTCCAAAAACACGGTTTCATTGTCTGAAAACGAATTAGACACTACAGGCTTGCGTTTTCGAAACCGCTGCAGGCGATATGTTTGGAATGTTCTTGGACGTCCAAAGTGAAGTAGGTTAAGTCTCGTTAAGCATAGTGTGGGCTTAATTATGCCAATTTCTGTTGTCCTTTACCGACGTAACTTCTAATATGGTTAATAAAACAGCTTGGTGTGTTTGAAGAATTCCGTTTGCTATGTTTTCCCCTCTAGGGGTAAAGAGTGCATAATTCatttaatgtagcctattttttaaggtttaaaataaacagaaattgGAATGCTGTAACACGAAGATGAGTGGTAGAAAACGTTGTAAGCCTCTTGGGTCCGAAGCAAAGTTTTCAGGCTGATAATTAATTGATTTCCAAGTAATGATACGTTACtgattaaattatgtttatttttttcgcAGATGCTTTCGATGCCACTGTCGCGAAATTTGGAAAACTGGATATCGTCATTAACAATGCTGGAATCAACAACGAAAAGAACTGGGAAAAGACCATTGAAGTTAACTTGGTAATTTATTTTCGTTTGcttgttcatttaatttattttattaaatgctaTGCTCTTTACACGCCAATGGTTGGTGTATATTGAGAAGATTTCACAGTGAAaattgttcagtctgcaaattCAAGGCTTTCCTATTTTACAGTGCCAAAATAGCCACAGAAGTTATTAAGGTCAAACCTACAGCAAACCTCTACTCCAGTTAGAATTGGTTTGTTATGTTAAGACCTGGACAAGTAAGATATGGTCTAAAACACATGCCAAGACGAACGCAAAATGTCACAGCATAATTATGCTGAGTAGAATCGTAAACCAGTCATTTTGTTTAACCGTTTTTAAGGCTAAATGGGTTTAGGGTAATGTCAGTGCATGGGAACTGAAAACGTCaatctgcctgtctgtaaatCTGCACAGACATCCCTCATAAAAGGCACATACCTGGGGCTGGACCACATGAGCAAAGAGTACGGGAAGGATGGGGGTGTCATCATTAACGTCTCGTCAATGGCAGGTAAGTCagtcattgaaaatgtgttgtaaCTGGGGGGATCTAGCAAGGCTCAAACTCCAGGGGAGAAGAGGCCACGCTAACAACTTCAGTAAAGATTAATTCGCCCTTAGTGGAACAGCTGGGCTGATATCCCCGTAGTATCACGCACACTTTAAACGTTTCTCCGTACAATTACGTGGTTGACAGACGCGTGGGGGTAAACGGACGTGTCCCAATGCAGGGCTGTGTCAATGTCATTTCAGGAGTCACGTGCTTATCTctagtaaacatttttttttaaatatataatggcAGAgtacatttctgcttttttcaatTGCTTTCGCTGGGCGCGTGCTTAGGAAATATTTGTTCACACGTCGATTACTCTTTCATTGCATTGACTAAGCATTTAAACAACGTCACATATAACAAAGGTATAGTGCTTTTTAGCAGGTAGAAGTAGCTCGGGTGGTTACAGTTACATTTGGTGCTTAAGTGCACACAATGCTGATCTCTTTTGCTGATCCACTGTGAATTTTGTTGCACCGATAAGACACCGTGAACTAAAtccggaaaaaaagaaaaaactatttttccaATTTGCAGGCACCCAGTTTTACTTAAATGGAGCCAATATATCTGGTTCTGCAAGAATATAGCCCTGGGTCAGCCACTCTATGTAAACATGTTGCTATGCAAATGTGCACAGTCCCCCTGCAGACTGTTTGCAAAACTGAGCGCCGCACCATTCCTTTTGGAGACTTTGCATTTAAGCAAATTCATGTTTAAAGTGGTGAAATGTGTAAGGTCTCAGTTGAACCAGTTTAACCTCCTTGAAAGTGCTTGTTGTCTCGAAACAGTTTGGAAACCAGCCGGATTGGTGCTTCCATGGACTGAGCCACACAGTCCTGGATTAATGTTTTTAGCGGTTCAGGCTTCTCATTgtatcaaaaacaaaaccaatatTTTAGCTTTGCTGTGTGCTTTCAATGTTGTGTCTTTGAACATACTCCACATCTGCTGCTCTACAGTTCATATTTAATCTTGTGCTATGTCTTGAACGTATACACGGCTCCCTGCAGACATTATAAGAATGGTGctgaaaaattacaataattaatttGCAGCATCTatccaataatttattttattgatgtaAGGTTATTTAGCATGGGCACTTAACATTTAACAGgttatataaaattattaatttggcTAAAAtcacaaaacctttttattttattttaccagaggCCATGAAACGAGGCTCATTTGAAAAAGTGCTGCATAATGTCAGTACACACATAACAGCCAAGTCCACCAGGACAGCCGACAGCCAACCAATCATAAATTAGCCTAAATTAACAGAGTAATTAAGTTCATGGAATGAAAAACCTCGCTGAAAAATCTGGCCAGCCCCTGTCACCTCCTCTCGTATAGTGCGTAAGAATGAACAAGGCCTGAGAATCACCAGGAAACACTAGATAGACTACACTTTTCCTGGTTGTCTATTATAGTGTGTAGATTTGAACTGTCAAACAAATCTCTGGCTTTGGTGGCAAAATGTAGGGACATTTTCCATTGCTCTGTCTTTTCtgatgatttgttttttttttgtccgcaAACATCCTTGTGGAGATGGCAATGATTATGCAGCAGCATCTTCCTCTCTGCATGCAGCTTCTAAATTTGCTAGTTGCCAGCTATGCACAGCGTGCacagggtggggaggtggggggagctaccacccctgcccctgccctttTTGCTCTGAGTCCTGAAGTGcccttgttgtttttaaaacctAAATTTAACGAGGGTAGGTCCATGCCCTAAAGGGAAACTTCTGTGCTTAGTTTTTGCCTCAAGTGCCCCTCTGTAGTGACCTAAGGGCAAAAATTAAGCGTGTTTCTATACCATCGGGGCACCCTAGTTGCACGAGACCTTCGGTTTTTCATCCAAAGGGGCATCCTAATACGACAGCTCCATGCTTCATTAAGGTCACAAGGAGCTTGGGGCAGAAACTAAGTGTGTATTTTCCACCGTAGGGGCACTTATAGGGGTGCCCTAGTAGCACAAGAGACCATCACTTTTTTATTCGAAGGGGCATCCTAATCGGACACTCGCATGCTTCATTTTTGCCCAATAAGGTGCCCTAggttaggaaaaaaaaataaacagacttCATTTTTGCCCTAGGGTAACACCGGAGGGGCATTTGAGCTGCTCAAGCAAAAACAAAGTGTGTGCCACAGACAAACTTACTGCATTTAACACATGACCATCTTGTGGACAAGGCGTCACATTGAGGTCCTGACTCATTGTCATCTTTAAAGATCCCACGGCCCATCTTGAGATTGAGGTAGATAATATTAGTATTCTACTCAAATTTACACACGCAtctggccacctaatcatccctgaacatttgattggctttaAAATCCCTTGCATTCCCTACCCATATTAATTCCCAATTTCAAGTTTTTAGTTAACCttgttggttaaaaaaagtaaataagatTATTGCATTTGATCCCACCTGTTCTACAGCATCGTGGCATATCCTCTCCCATATAAAATCACTGATGTAACATCAGTGACTTAAGTTGTAAATGCAACTGTATCCTAGAGACAAATTTTATGAAGTTGTGCTGGAAAAATTGAGGTGAATAATCAGAGAATACTGAGAGTGACGGCCTTCCCAAAACCCTCAGTACTGTTTAAGGAACAATGGGAAAACCTTAGTTTAATTTTACCAAATGATGAGGACAAAGCACACTGTAGTCCAATAAACGTTGGCTGAAATTCTCGCATCAGTTTCTCTGTTTCCCCAGTAGAGTTAACTAATACTGTCAGTGCGTATGTCTGAGATCCTGTAGGGAAGATCTATCGCCCAGAATACAGCTTTGCCTTGATCCATGCCAAGAAGTTCCCAGCTGTTGTAAATCAcgaaaaaactgttttcataaTTCAAATCCCGTGTAGTACCAGGGGATTGAAGCTACTTCTAACTTATGCGACGCCATCACAATATGGGCCTACGAActgatagagtgtgtgtgttgaatcaATGACACGTAGTAATGAAATATTGACTTTTCTCAGAAGTTTGTGAATAATAGCCTGCTGGGTTGCTTGGGCTTCTCAGCGTAACGCTAGGAGGGTCCGCTGCCTTGGAAGCTCTCCATATGGACTGCTGTTTCATGGAATTCGTTCTGGTTGAGGAATGACTGAAACTTGCAAAAtattcaacttttaaaaaatggaataataaaCATGTGGTTGGTTAGTGAAAGACACAGCCACGTTGAGAGAATATAGAGACAGATCTGACAACCTCTTCTGCACCTCATACTGCCGTTCCTGAGTGACTTTTAATTTTCATCAAAGCTGGTATCGATCGCTGGTCTCATGAATTATTTGCATAATAACGACTTTGACATATGTTGCGGAACTGGTGAATTTGTTCGAGACAATTGATTTAACCCTTGGCCAGGCCAGTCACTCGCTGTGGTGGACCGAATGTATTGTGTTTCTGACAGGCTCAGATGGCCACTGGCACAAACTCCTCCCTTAGTCAATAAACCCTATTGACTGTCAACAAACCAGCCTTTAAGAACGCAACTGCAGGCTTGACTTAttttactaagacactttaatACAACTCAAAGGTCAACAGAGAGAGGCATTTGTGGtagcttagtttttttttttttgcaatttgaaATTTGCACATTATGCAGATGAGTGCATCCATGCAAGTTTGTAGTACATTCTTTAAACATTTACACTTTTGAATGTTTGGTTaaatttcagtgtttaaatGTGACCCACCAGTACTGATGGGAGTGAACAGGAAGATCTGGTGTTTGCATGCAATCAAATTGAATCCTTGTTTTTGCCAGTGACTGTATATATATCTACTTGTGATAAATGGAtggtctttctgtgtgtctaGTAAAGTGCATGACAATCCATTATTTCCTGTGCATGGATGATGAagagacagaaaggggagaGGTCATGCAGGTCAGCTCAAGGCATTGGTGGGACCGAGGGTCTGAGTATGGGGCTTTGGATAGGTGAAAGTAGAAGGTGTGACTAGGGGTGTATATACTGTAGTGTACACAAGGTGCTGGATTTACCTTTCATCAGATGTTGCTTTGGCAAACATCACATTTCTATTTACACTATCAACAACTGTAGCCAAGAGGCATTTCCAGCGACAACACATTCTAACCACTTTGGCCACACACACGCCAGTGAATGGAGGTATCGCATAACATCATAACATCAGAGACCACCCAGCGAGATGCAAAAGCATATCAGATCTGTTGTACGCTAACTCCTGAACGTGCTCTGGAAAATCTAGAGTCAAGTGCGCATTCAGAGCTAAGCGTGTCTCTCTTCTGGAGAGTGGTGTGCGTGCCTTTCGCCAAATCTGGATTCCACGACACACTGTCGTCATATTGTTAAGAGGCCTTAAGATCAAGACCACAATCAAGTggcattaaaagaaaatgtacaaagcTGTATGGTGGAACAGCAAGGAGAAACATCTGAATGTTAGCATTTCTCCACAGAATAGAGATTATCAGGCTGAACTTTACTTTTGTTTGCCAGGAGGCAGATCcgtttcattaaattaatcaaaCTGCTTTTGCGCAGAAGGTTTGTCCTTGGGGAACTCCTGACTGACGGACGTGCAAACATACTTTTGGAGTGggagtttgttttatttggtaGGAATGGAGGAGTGCAGAAAGTTTGAGAGATGGAGTCTTCACATATGTTTGATCTAATTTGCAATCGCACTCATTGCACAAATCATGTTTCATGCAACACTTACAAACATAAGACCTTTTActtgaattaaattgaaaatgattttatacTAAGCAATACCACATACAATACAGTTGACAAATGTATGTATTGGTTTTCAGTTGTAACTATGCATACTGGTCTTTGTTATCCCCTGAATTAACACAGCTCCCAAAGTTGCATGTATATCatcctgaaaaaaaagcatgcatgcacacatgcacgcacgcacacacgacaTGTATATAGATGCATGATAATGTGTTCTCATCTAAAAGGAATACAtggaaaaaatgtgcatgtgaacaaaattaatttataactTGTTTCACTGCCACCACAGCTAGACAGTACCCGTTCTTCTCTGCCTTAGCAGATACTTTGGTATACTATGTACTGAAGTGAGATGATTCAGTCACTGTCAGTTCCCTCTACGTAACACTGTACTCAAAGTGCATTTTGATTGGATGGCTAAGTCCTGCCCTTGACAGCtggtttttgtatttaaaaaagaaaacctcatgGAATGTTGGTAGACTGGCTGTGTGGCACAGTTGCTGAGCTCTCAGGTTATCTAATAACAGACGGGACCTTTGCCCTGAATGACTTGCGTAGATTGCTACATCATACTTTGTTAGCATTTCACGAGTCTGGTGGGATCGAACTCGTAATTACTGTCAAAGTGCAGTGTAAATATTGTGCCATTTCAGGAGAATATCAGGGCGCAGGCCACAAAAGCAAATAGAAGCTTTCATTTCTTAACAAAATTCAATCTGTTAAAGTTGCCTTTCATTATCCGGCatgcaaatcaaatcaaaccaaCCCGCTGTCATTATAAGCTTCACCATTATGTTTGCATCATTTAAAACAGGATGTTTGATGCAATATATTGCTTGAAAAGACACGTATGGCCGTTTTCTGGAAAGCGACCATAGTGTTAATTACTTACTGTGTGTATCACTTAACacttttataaaaaacaaagacagtCACAATgctttattaaatgcattgcatCAGGAATGCAGTTTGAACAAGGGATTCACACTATGAATTTCTGGACAGCATTCcagtttaaatgttaaatgttatttacagccagtgttttttttcctttcctttctgtttcttttttttttttacattttgaaactgAAGTACAACAACTGCCTTGaagaattgaatttttttttttcatcaccaTGGTGAGAAAATAAGTTGCATCTCCATAAACTGTCCCTGTCATGGACCTTTAGTCCTGAGCAGATATTACATACTTCACCAAACCTGCGGCACTACTCTCTCATCTCTTACAATAtatgtgaagttttttttttttttaattcaacatttttcCCACATTCTTTATATTCACACCCACTTCAGGTACAGTAGTTCCACTGTAAGTCAACAAATCAAGCATTTACTCATGTTTAAGCACGTCGACATTTTACTTGCAAGTGcaagtttgccaaaaaaaaaaaaggaaaagtgagTTGGCTCTGTGACAGTTTTTTGCacactttgaaaatatttcGCAGTAGTCTACAAGTTTTTGCTGTTACTTCCCTTGCGAATGCCTTTTTGCATGGAGACTACTGTGAAACGTTTTCACCGATCACAAAGGCAAGGTAATAACTACTACTGTAAGTTTTCATTGCCACTCCCGCTTGGACAAATGCATGTCAAGCACTCAATTATGTTATGCctacgctgtgtgtgtgagacagaccgTTAGTGATGTGGAATGGTATGATGTCACCAAAGGGACATGTTATATACTTAGCAACCTTAGGTGCTCGTCCTTTTAAAACTTGGTGGCTTGCAGAGTGGAGAGTGTTTCCTCACAATGGTAGGCCTATGAATACGACTAGGGATTCCAAATTAGGGGAAATAGAAACTGATTGTGGGaccaaaaaaaacttgatttcACCATCTTTACCGTGACCTTTATGAAGGCGCAGAAGGCACCTAAAATATCTATCTATGGAACCAGATACACATTCAACGACTGCGTTCatggaaatgtgaaaatgaattagATTTGGGATCTCCATGATTTCATATCATAATTTTGGAATGACTTACTTGATTGCAGCTTTCCTCCATTCCCCGCATCAGCCAGTGTACACGGCCACCAAGCATGGGGTGATTGGATTCACCAGAGCATTGGCTGTGAGTATCCCTGCTGTAAACACTTGTTTCCTG encodes:
- the hpgd gene encoding 15-hydroxyprostaglandin dehydrogenase [NAD(+)], which gives rise to MALHGKVALVTGGAQGIGRAVAEALLRNESKVALVDLNTEVGEDCKKALDEEFGEGNCIFIQCDVADRGKLKDAFDATVAKFGKLDIVINNAGINNEKNWEKTIEVNLTSLIKGTYLGLDHMSKEYGKDGGVIINVSSMAAFLHSPHQPVYTATKHGVIGFTRALADAADIGDYGVRINVLCPAFVDTPLLQSIEQEDNMGKFVKYKNSFKEKINKYGVLPPSKIAEGMLRLITDSSLNGAVMKITCSKGIHFHTYEPLSA